A segment of the Flavobacterium azooxidireducens genome:
CTATTGGACATTATTAAATGAAGAAGATTATTCTATCTCATTTTTTGACTTTATAGATTTTTACACTTCCAATAATTTAAAACATGATACAAATGAAATTAAAGAAAGCTTTATTGAAGATTTGATTTATAACTTTAATGTTGGATATGATTTAAAAAATATAAATTTTAAAACCGAAAATGGAGACAGCTTTATTATCGGCGGAGTTTCTATGGTAAGAAGAGGAAATGAAGTAACAATGTTATTTGCAACTGGACAAATAACAGACACTTCAATACAATCTAAGAACTTGTCACCTATAGATGAAATGGAACGAAGCATTGGAAAAGAAAAACTTATAATTTCTGGAGATAGAATAAGAGAAGCTGTAAAATTAAATGACGATCCAAATCTATGGAAAATACTAATTGCTTGTCGAATTGATTTAGATACAAATACTATAGATGCAAGATATGTTGCAAAAGATCAAGGAGATAGCTATTCTATATTAACGGATGATTTAACTGGTTTTATGATAAATGGAAAATGGAGAGAGCCAAAATATGAAGAGATATTTAAAAATATTGCAGAACGTGTAGATGAATATAACTCAATTTTTGAGTTATCAAAGATTTGTCTTTTTTTACCAAATTATTTTGATTTTTATAATGATGAAATTGAAGAAGAGGAACACGACACCGAAGCAAAATCAATTTTAAAAAACTCATTCAAAAGTAGAGAATATAAGGATGTTGACAATAAATTTAAAATAAGAGTAAGACCTTTATGGGTATTAAATCGTAATCAAATCTTTTTATCCGACAGGATAAAATTTCGCGATGAAAAAATCAAAGTTGAACGAACAGGATATTGGAAAAATTTAGAAGACAACGAAATAGGTAATGATAAAAATGGTAATCCTATACAAGGCAGAACTTGGGTACAAAAAACAGAAAGTTATTTTCATGCAAAAGAAAATGATTTAATTATCGAAAAAACACATGATATAGCTTACACTTCTAAAAACGCAGGAAAAATTTACATAATGCGAAATAGTAGTCTTCCAAAAGATGTTTTCAAAATAGGACTAACTACAAAAGAAACTGAAGAA
Coding sequences within it:
- a CDS encoding GIY-YIG nuclease family protein, with the protein product MKEHIKRRIEYSKDVVPEEGTPEHEKVAKIIQQHELNNPNFKKEIKKKQAEAIKTWELQEANGIGLVMDPELRSYLSEFNNRSWTYGHRNMPIMFNVMEAFYTLDKRLNYWTLLNEEDYSISFFDFIDFYTSNNLKHDTNEIKESFIEDLIYNFNVGYDLKNINFKTENGDSFIIGGVSMVRRGNEVTMLFATGQITDTSIQSKNLSPIDEMERSIGKEKLIISGDRIREAVKLNDDPNLWKILIACRIDLDTNTIDARYVAKDQGDSYSILTDDLTGFMINGKWREPKYEEIFKNIAERVDEYNSIFELSKICLFLPNYFDFYNDEIEEEEHDTEAKSILKNSFKSREYKDVDNKFKIRVRPLWVLNRNQIFLSDRIKFRDEKIKVERTGYWKNLEDNEIGNDKNGNPIQGRTWVQKTESYFHAKENDLIIEKTHDIAYTSKNAGKIYIMRNSSLPKDVFKIGLTTKETEERAKQLSSTSIPDKFHVMREWNVKDCFLAEKTIHKILEKYRVDTKREFFQVEMQYANEIVDSVIKKINQDSDA